In Corynebacterium aquatimens, one genomic interval encodes:
- a CDS encoding WhiB family transcriptional regulator: protein MTATIGRPTHMGNPRYDSYERGEWVTLAVCRSGDPDALFVRGAEQRKAAAICRRCPVLMECRADALDNKVEFGVWGGLTERQRRAVLRKNPHVTNWAAHLASGEEIVGI from the coding sequence ATGACCGCCACGATCGGCCGTCCAACCCACATGGGTAATCCTCGATATGACTCGTATGAGCGCGGGGAATGGGTCACCCTTGCTGTGTGCAGGTCTGGGGATCCAGACGCGTTGTTTGTCCGCGGTGCTGAGCAGCGCAAAGCCGCAGCGATCTGCCGTCGCTGCCCCGTTCTCATGGAATGCCGCGCTGACGCCTTGGATAACAAGGTGGAGTTCGGCGTGTGGGGCGGCCTGACGGAGCGTCAGCGCCGCGCGGTCTTGCGGAAGAATCCTCACGTGACCAATTGGGCCGCGCACCTTGCCTCTGGTGAGGAAATCGTTGGCATTTAG
- a CDS encoding DUF4177 domain-containing protein: MKKWEYATVPLLTHATKQILDTWGEEGWELVTVMPGPNPENVVAYMKREAE; encoded by the coding sequence ATGAAGAAATGGGAATACGCCACAGTGCCGCTACTGACTCACGCAACCAAGCAGATCCTGGATACCTGGGGTGAGGAAGGGTGGGAGCTGGTCACCGTCATGCCCGGTCCGAACCCGGAAAACGTCGTTGCGTACATGAAGCGTGAGGCTGAGTAA
- a CDS encoding RidA family protein, whose translation MASHSERLKELGISLPPVAAPVAAYVPATRVGNQVWTSGQLPFIDGALPATGKVGADVAAEDAYGYARTAVLNAIAAVDAEVGIDSITRVVKVVGYVASAPEFTGQPAVVNGASELIGEIFGDAGAHVRSAVGVASLPLDAPVEIELVVEVG comes from the coding sequence ATGGCTTCACACTCCGAACGCCTGAAAGAACTAGGCATCTCTCTTCCGCCTGTTGCGGCCCCGGTGGCGGCGTACGTTCCTGCCACCCGCGTGGGCAACCAGGTGTGGACCTCCGGCCAGCTTCCCTTTATCGACGGTGCGCTGCCTGCTACCGGCAAGGTGGGTGCAGATGTCGCTGCCGAGGATGCCTACGGGTACGCACGTACGGCGGTCCTCAATGCGATTGCCGCTGTCGATGCGGAGGTAGGGATCGACTCCATCACCCGTGTGGTAAAAGTTGTCGGCTATGTCGCGTCCGCCCCTGAATTCACTGGTCAGCCGGCCGTCGTTAATGGCGCGAGTGAGCTCATTGGTGAGATCTTCGGTGATGCTGGCGCCCACGTCCGCTCCGCCGTTGGGGTAGCGAGTTTGCCGCTGGATGCCCCCGTGGAAATCGAGCTGGTTGTAGAGGTTGGTTAA
- a CDS encoding MBL fold metallo-hydrolase: MQHPAYSQLRPVTPSASVVLAMNPSYAALEGTNSWVIRDSEDEFSVVIDPGPEDEGHLNVLQAKGEKVALILLTHRHHDHADGAQRFRQLTGAPVRAFDESYCHGGDPLVDGEVISVDGITPQIKVVHTPGHTHDSVSFYIYTGEADNSTLEGICTGDTIAGRHTTIISETDGDLGEYLTSLDKLEKDGAGITLLPGHGPEGEDISAFARKYIDRREFRLNQIREIREERGQLSLGELVDAMYDDVDPVLRGAAEQSTRVALRYLDSL; the protein is encoded by the coding sequence ATGCAGCATCCCGCTTATAGCCAACTACGTCCCGTTACGCCTTCTGCTTCCGTGGTGCTGGCCATGAACCCCAGCTACGCGGCGCTGGAGGGCACCAACTCGTGGGTCATCCGCGACTCTGAAGATGAATTCAGCGTGGTCATTGATCCCGGCCCGGAGGATGAGGGGCACTTAAACGTGCTGCAGGCGAAGGGGGAGAAGGTCGCGCTGATCTTGCTCACCCACCGCCACCACGACCACGCGGATGGCGCGCAGCGTTTCCGCCAGCTCACCGGCGCCCCCGTGCGGGCGTTCGATGAAAGCTACTGCCACGGGGGCGACCCGCTCGTTGACGGCGAGGTGATCTCTGTTGACGGCATCACGCCGCAGATCAAGGTGGTTCACACCCCAGGCCACACCCACGACAGCGTGTCGTTCTACATCTACACGGGTGAGGCCGATAACTCGACGCTGGAGGGCATCTGCACCGGCGACACGATCGCGGGCCGTCACACGACCATAATTTCTGAGACCGATGGTGACCTGGGGGAGTACCTGACTTCCCTGGACAAGCTGGAAAAGGACGGCGCAGGCATCACCCTGCTGCCGGGCCACGGCCCTGAGGGTGAGGACATTTCCGCATTCGCCCGTAAATACATTGATCGCCGCGAGTTCCGCCTGAACCAGATCCGCGAGATCCGCGAGGAACGCGGCCAGCTTTCGTTGGGTGAACTGGTGGACGCGATGTATGACGATGTGGATCCGGTGCTGCGCGGCGCCGCGGAGCAGTCCACTCGCGTGGCGCTGCGTTACCTCGATTCCCTATAA
- the glxR gene encoding CRP-like cAMP-activated global transcriptional regulator GlxR: MDGVFDTLARAGIFQGVDPNAVSTLIGQMSSESFSKGTTIFDEGEPGDRLFIITSGKVKLARHAPDGRENLLSVMGPSDMFGELSIFDPGPRTSSAVCVTDVDTATMDSEMLRGWISDYPEISQQLLRVLARRLRRTNATLADLIFTDVPGRVAKTLLQLANRFGMQEGGAVRVNHDLTQEEIAQLVGASRETVNKALATFAQRGWIRLEGKSVLIVNTEHLARRAR; the protein is encoded by the coding sequence ATGGACGGCGTATTCGACACGCTGGCGCGCGCCGGCATCTTCCAAGGCGTCGACCCCAACGCGGTGTCCACCCTGATTGGCCAAATGAGCTCCGAAAGCTTCTCCAAGGGCACCACGATTTTTGATGAAGGCGAGCCCGGCGACCGCCTGTTCATCATCACCTCCGGCAAGGTCAAACTGGCCCGCCACGCCCCCGACGGGCGTGAGAACCTGCTGTCCGTCATGGGTCCGTCGGACATGTTCGGCGAGCTGTCTATCTTCGACCCCGGCCCGCGTACGTCCTCAGCCGTCTGCGTCACCGACGTGGATACCGCGACGATGGATTCGGAGATGCTCCGCGGCTGGATCAGCGACTACCCCGAGATTTCCCAGCAGCTCCTCCGCGTGCTCGCGCGCCGCCTGCGCCGCACAAACGCAACGCTTGCAGACCTGATCTTCACCGACGTCCCGGGGCGCGTGGCCAAAACACTTCTGCAGTTGGCCAACAGGTTTGGCATGCAGGAAGGCGGCGCGGTCCGCGTTAACCACGACCTGACCCAGGAAGAGATCGCGCAGCTCGTCGGCGCCTCACGCGAAACCGTGAACAAGGCACTGGCAACGTTCGCGCAGCGCGGCTGGATTCGCCTTGAGGGCAAATCGGTGCTCATCGTGAACACCGAGCACCTCGCGCGCCGCGCGCGCTAG
- a CDS encoding TlpA family protein disulfide reductase: MKKTAVASALALVVATALVVAAAIWLLGPGGETPGDASRQGARLSTTGEVPVPDRPECPSTSVGGVELECLGAKSAGDASDDRITVANVWAWWCQPCRDELPALDAVARQRPEWTVVGVHADRDPAAGANLLNEMGVGLASYSDTSGAFAGALGLPGVVPVTVVFRGEEKLAVFPEPFVDAPSIIKAVEDAIKEDGR, encoded by the coding sequence ATGAAGAAAACCGCGGTGGCCAGCGCTCTTGCGCTAGTAGTGGCGACCGCGCTTGTCGTTGCGGCGGCTATCTGGCTGCTTGGCCCAGGCGGTGAAACACCGGGTGATGCTTCAAGGCAGGGCGCTCGCTTATCGACGACAGGTGAGGTGCCGGTGCCGGATCGGCCCGAGTGTCCGTCGACAAGCGTGGGCGGCGTTGAGCTGGAGTGTTTGGGGGCGAAAAGCGCTGGTGACGCCAGCGATGACCGCATTACCGTCGCGAACGTGTGGGCGTGGTGGTGCCAACCGTGCCGTGATGAGTTGCCGGCGTTGGATGCCGTGGCCCGGCAACGGCCGGAGTGGACCGTCGTGGGCGTGCACGCGGACCGCGATCCGGCGGCGGGGGCGAACCTGCTCAATGAAATGGGCGTGGGCTTGGCGAGCTACTCAGATACCTCCGGTGCGTTTGCGGGCGCCTTGGGCCTTCCGGGCGTGGTTCCGGTTACGGTTGTGTTTCGAGGTGAGGAGAAGCTGGCGGTCTTCCCTGAGCCGTTCGTAGATGCGCCAAGCATTATTAAAGCTGTTGAAGATGCCATTAAGGAGGATGGTCGCTGA
- a CDS encoding NUDIX hydrolase: MLQPEMAPEWMRQAVSSLARPGNARVVNRIQGHMRFASKKPKHAAVLMCLTGTRESATLPEDAAILITHRNSSMRNHSGQMSFPGGRLEPEDSGPIDAALREANEETGLKPEVVTPLLVLEAISVGPSGHPVNPVLAYAEAPGDVWSASPEENDDVFFASMQDLIDPQNRFRVGRFGWSGPAFHINGYVVWGFTASLIAALIQESGWEREWDTAAPVDLREALSKSRNGEGNSL, translated from the coding sequence ATGTTGCAGCCCGAGATGGCACCGGAGTGGATGCGCCAAGCGGTGAGCTCGCTGGCGCGGCCCGGCAACGCGCGAGTTGTGAACCGCATCCAGGGCCACATGCGCTTTGCGTCGAAGAAGCCGAAGCATGCTGCCGTGCTGATGTGCCTCACGGGGACGCGCGAATCCGCGACGCTGCCCGAGGATGCGGCGATTTTAATCACCCACCGCAATTCTTCTATGCGTAACCACTCTGGTCAGATGAGCTTTCCCGGGGGACGGTTGGAGCCGGAGGACTCGGGGCCGATTGACGCGGCGCTGCGTGAAGCGAACGAAGAAACGGGGCTCAAGCCTGAGGTTGTCACCCCTCTCCTGGTGTTGGAGGCGATCAGCGTAGGGCCCTCGGGGCACCCCGTGAACCCAGTGCTGGCGTATGCGGAAGCACCCGGGGATGTGTGGTCCGCCAGCCCGGAGGAAAACGACGACGTCTTCTTCGCGTCCATGCAGGATTTGATCGACCCGCAAAACCGCTTCCGGGTGGGGCGTTTCGGCTGGTCAGGCCCGGCCTTCCACATCAATGGGTACGTGGTGTGGGGTTTCACGGCGTCGTTGATCGCGGCGTTGATTCAGGAAAGCGGTTGGGAGCGCGAGTGGGATACTGCCGCCCCGGTTGACCTGCGTGAAGCTCTGTCTAAGTCCCGCAACGGTGAGGGGAACAGCCTATGA
- a CDS encoding MarP family serine protease, which yields MELLSSGVLIDVLIIIALISAMVSGWRQGALTAGLSVVGVVSGLIIGFAFVPVLVNLFTVHNVRLLVTLATIIVFVGLGNMVGATVGARVRENMRTRTGQRWDSAVGAVLQVIVVSVVLWLISMPLAANAPGQFGDGVRNSRVLAKADAAAPGWMRQIPEHFSALLDESGLPPLVSPFQSAKGGNVDAPNPADVDPTMVKRVRPSIVHVVGDAQGCSRRLSGSGFVAAPDYVITNAHVVAGTNSVTLDTVLGVKSASVVLYDPDADLAVLHSPELGLDAVPQTDKALRRGEPAVIMGFPKSGPFVALAARVREKMNISGPDIYATGRIEREAYSLRGNIRQGNSGGPVLNTKGEVVGVVFGAAVDDSETGYALTWDHVKKVIGDYTALKTPVDTQRCVS from the coding sequence ATGGAGCTGCTTTCTAGCGGCGTGTTGATTGATGTTTTGATCATCATCGCCCTGATCTCCGCGATGGTCAGCGGCTGGCGCCAGGGTGCGCTCACCGCGGGACTGTCGGTGGTCGGCGTGGTCTCTGGGTTGATCATCGGCTTCGCTTTCGTGCCAGTGCTGGTGAACCTGTTCACCGTGCACAACGTTCGGCTTTTGGTCACGTTGGCCACGATCATCGTCTTCGTGGGGCTGGGCAACATGGTCGGCGCGACTGTCGGCGCGCGAGTACGAGAGAACATGCGCACGCGTACCGGTCAGCGGTGGGATTCCGCAGTGGGTGCGGTGCTCCAGGTGATCGTGGTCAGCGTTGTATTGTGGTTGATTTCCATGCCGCTTGCGGCCAACGCGCCCGGTCAGTTCGGTGACGGCGTGCGAAACTCCCGTGTGCTGGCCAAAGCTGATGCCGCCGCGCCGGGATGGATGCGGCAAATTCCGGAGCATTTCTCCGCGCTTCTCGACGAATCGGGCCTGCCCCCGCTCGTCTCACCGTTCCAGTCCGCCAAGGGTGGAAACGTCGATGCGCCGAACCCGGCGGATGTGGACCCGACCATGGTGAAACGGGTTCGCCCCTCCATCGTCCACGTTGTGGGTGACGCGCAAGGGTGTTCCCGGCGACTGTCCGGTTCCGGCTTCGTGGCGGCGCCCGACTATGTGATCACCAATGCTCACGTGGTCGCCGGCACGAACTCAGTGACCTTGGATACGGTGCTTGGCGTGAAGTCCGCGTCCGTTGTGCTCTACGACCCGGATGCGGACTTGGCGGTGCTGCACTCTCCTGAGCTCGGTTTGGACGCGGTTCCGCAGACCGATAAGGCCCTCCGCAGGGGCGAACCCGCAGTGATCATGGGCTTCCCTAAGTCCGGGCCGTTTGTTGCTCTTGCGGCGCGCGTGCGGGAGAAAATGAACATCTCCGGCCCGGACATTTACGCCACGGGCCGAATTGAGCGCGAGGCCTACTCGCTGCGCGGCAATATTCGCCAAGGAAACTCCGGCGGGCCAGTTCTGAACACAAAGGGCGAAGTCGTTGGCGTGGTCTTTGGCGCCGCCGTGGATGACTCCGAGACTGGGTACGCGCTGACCTGGGACCACGTGAAGAAGGTCATTGGGGATTACACAGCGCTTAAGACGCCGGTGGATACGCAGCGCTGTGTTTCCTAA
- a CDS encoding alpha/beta fold hydrolase → MHAATAGDPNDPLLLLIHGTFGAWLDFREVIAPLADEGFYVAAVDMRGYGLSDKPPSRHGNDALYALGDIDGIITALGHERAVIAGHDTGGAMGWGFAACYPHRTTALISISAAHPHDLRTYLMARPWQLIPMLIRISVGRLPRPLLQRFSSRIPMLWRRELLLNTTRAFHNTPAFEELLDARILAARTPNALRGVILNSRLLTPKIISLPDAAARRASAPVAAPVLAIHPPQSVWTGIDRLARTRTTGPLRTASIPGTKNLPHVENPQGFVEEISRFLRGIDAV, encoded by the coding sequence TTGCATGCCGCTACCGCAGGGGATCCCAACGATCCCCTGCTTCTTCTTATCCACGGCACGTTTGGCGCATGGCTCGACTTCCGCGAGGTCATCGCACCGCTTGCCGACGAAGGGTTCTACGTCGCCGCCGTAGACATGCGCGGCTACGGACTGTCCGACAAACCGCCTTCACGCCACGGCAATGATGCCCTCTACGCGCTGGGTGATATCGATGGGATCATCACGGCCCTCGGGCACGAGCGCGCGGTGATTGCCGGCCACGACACCGGCGGCGCAATGGGCTGGGGATTCGCGGCCTGTTACCCGCACCGCACGACAGCGCTGATCTCCATCTCTGCTGCTCACCCGCACGATCTTCGCACCTATCTCATGGCCCGGCCGTGGCAGCTCATCCCGATGTTGATCCGCATTAGCGTAGGGCGGCTCCCGCGCCCGTTACTTCAGCGCTTCTCATCCCGCATCCCCATGCTGTGGCGCCGCGAGTTGCTCCTCAACACCACCCGCGCCTTCCACAACACACCCGCCTTCGAGGAGCTTTTGGACGCACGCATCCTTGCCGCGCGCACCCCCAATGCTCTTCGCGGAGTCATCTTGAATTCGCGCTTGCTCACCCCGAAGATCATCTCGCTTCCCGACGCAGCCGCCCGGCGCGCAAGCGCCCCGGTCGCCGCCCCCGTTTTGGCCATTCATCCGCCACAAAGCGTGTGGACGGGCATCGATCGCCTCGCGCGCACCCGGACGACGGGTCCTTTGCGCACCGCGAGCATCCCGGGCACGAAGAACCTGCCACACGTGGAAAACCCGCAAGGTTTCGTCGAAGAGATCAGCCGGTTCCTCCGCGGGATCGACGCTGTTTAG
- a CDS encoding phage holin family protein — protein sequence MSNKGLYTSGSTSYKVQGSVDSIPLRDTDATQPETDSLGTLVSNATEQVSTLVRSEIELAKTEVIGEVKKGVMGGALLAVAGVIGLYSSFFFFFFLAELLSKWMDRPWAFLIVFLLMLVTAAVLALVGVKRFKAINKPEKTIDSVNELKNLVPGSAQKNLAKDSTVLYTSTGTGSTVPGNRTGSTKVK from the coding sequence GTGAGCAACAAGGGTCTCTACACCAGCGGTTCGACCAGCTACAAAGTTCAAGGCTCCGTCGATTCGATCCCGCTGCGCGACACTGACGCGACGCAGCCGGAGACGGACTCCCTGGGCACGCTGGTGTCCAACGCAACCGAGCAGGTTTCCACGCTGGTCCGCAGCGAGATTGAGCTGGCCAAGACCGAGGTCATTGGCGAAGTCAAGAAGGGCGTCATGGGCGGTGCTCTCCTGGCAGTTGCCGGCGTGATCGGCTTGTACTCCTCCTTCTTCTTTTTCTTCTTCCTCGCCGAGCTTTTGAGCAAGTGGATGGACCGCCCGTGGGCGTTCCTCATCGTCTTCCTGCTCATGCTGGTCACCGCCGCGGTTCTCGCCCTCGTTGGCGTGAAGCGTTTCAAGGCCATCAACAAGCCGGAAAAGACCATTGATTCTGTCAATGAGCTGAAGAACCTGGTGCCGGGCTCCGCGCAGAAGAACCTGGCCAAAGATTCCACCGTGCTTTACACCTCCACCGGTACCGGCTCGACCGTTCCGGGCAACCGCACCGGTTCCACGAAGGTGAAGTAA
- a CDS encoding HAD family hydrolase, with the protein MAKIAAFFDLDKTIIATSSAYAFGRGFMASGLISWQQALSLYLAKTSYMFSGHSHEKMDAERDRLSTMVSGWHVADVQSIIAETMKRVVTPAIYKEARELIDVHAAAGHDLIIISASASILVEPIARELGISTIIASEVKEEDGVLTGELTSYLKGEAKAEAIASLTADNGYDLKRSYAYSDSVTDVPMLEMVGNPVAVNPDRALRKHALDNEWQIMTFKNPEPLVSKPGIKEVGIGASVVATISALTAVGMWMRQRGKET; encoded by the coding sequence ATGGCAAAAATCGCGGCCTTTTTTGACTTGGACAAGACGATCATCGCCACGTCGTCTGCCTACGCATTTGGTCGCGGATTCATGGCCAGCGGATTGATCTCGTGGCAGCAAGCGCTCAGCCTCTACCTGGCCAAAACCTCATACATGTTCTCCGGCCACTCCCACGAGAAAATGGATGCGGAACGCGACAGGTTATCCACCATGGTCAGCGGCTGGCATGTCGCCGACGTCCAAAGCATCATCGCCGAAACCATGAAGCGTGTGGTCACGCCAGCGATTTACAAAGAAGCGCGCGAGCTAATCGACGTCCACGCGGCCGCAGGCCACGACCTCATCATTATCTCCGCATCCGCGTCGATTCTGGTGGAGCCGATTGCCCGCGAGCTGGGGATTTCCACCATCATCGCCAGCGAAGTGAAGGAAGAAGACGGCGTTTTAACCGGGGAACTCACCAGCTATCTCAAAGGCGAGGCGAAGGCGGAGGCCATAGCTTCGCTCACCGCCGACAACGGCTACGACCTGAAGCGCAGCTACGCGTACTCCGATTCGGTTACTGACGTGCCCATGCTGGAAATGGTGGGAAACCCCGTTGCCGTGAACCCCGATCGGGCGCTACGCAAGCACGCGCTCGACAACGAGTGGCAGATCATGACCTTTAAAAACCCCGAGCCTCTCGTATCCAAACCGGGGATTAAAGAGGTCGGTATCGGGGCATCCGTCGTGGCAACCATTTCCGCGCTCACAGCCGTGGGAATGTGGATGCGCCAACGTGGCAAAGAGACGTAA
- the ssd gene encoding septum site-determining protein Ssd: MTVQLTPVVIAIDDAVLHPEATHIAAATGRPIVEAVSSAELARHYSRAHAVFVDTARLEDLAGLPPRRGVFLLANDGDGDTEGAFVLPAQAADVLAALGRLHEAAPAVVTHGDGRVIAVVGAAGGAGASTLACAVARVAGYEAAPTVVDAHPFSGGTDLLLGIEDQVGVRWGDMDLGEGAVDPETLRRALPQTRDGIAVLTAARGGMELATAAAVERAVDVLGAEGLTVVDAPPAAIPQRCDFVAIVVPAEVRATAAAALIVEQCARSSIPCALVVRHRGWSGMDVRDIERAAKAECIAQLLTLPRLVKAVETSGLPSTLPRGLRRAAAAVVEQVWM; encoded by the coding sequence ATGACTGTTCAACTCACACCAGTGGTGATCGCCATCGATGACGCGGTGCTTCACCCTGAGGCGACGCACATCGCTGCAGCGACGGGAAGGCCGATCGTGGAGGCGGTAAGCTCCGCGGAACTCGCGCGCCATTATTCGCGGGCACACGCGGTGTTCGTGGACACCGCCCGCCTTGAGGATCTTGCGGGCTTGCCGCCACGGCGCGGGGTGTTTTTGCTGGCAAACGACGGGGATGGGGATACGGAGGGGGCTTTTGTGCTGCCCGCGCAAGCCGCGGACGTGCTCGCCGCGCTGGGGCGGCTGCATGAGGCTGCCCCGGCCGTCGTTACGCATGGCGACGGCCGGGTGATCGCCGTGGTCGGCGCAGCCGGCGGAGCTGGGGCCTCGACGCTGGCGTGCGCGGTGGCGCGGGTGGCTGGGTACGAGGCTGCGCCCACGGTGGTAGACGCGCACCCGTTTTCCGGCGGGACCGACCTGCTGCTTGGCATTGAGGATCAGGTGGGGGTGCGTTGGGGCGACATGGATTTAGGGGAAGGCGCCGTGGATCCAGAGACGCTGCGCCGGGCGCTGCCGCAGACCCGCGACGGCATCGCGGTGCTCACCGCGGCGCGCGGGGGAATGGAGCTTGCCACTGCGGCGGCGGTGGAACGTGCCGTTGATGTCCTGGGTGCGGAGGGACTCACGGTGGTGGACGCTCCGCCGGCCGCGATCCCGCAGCGGTGTGACTTCGTGGCCATCGTCGTGCCCGCGGAGGTCCGGGCGACCGCCGCGGCGGCGCTGATCGTGGAACAGTGCGCGCGCAGTTCCATCCCGTGCGCGCTGGTAGTGCGCCATCGGGGGTGGTCGGGGATGGACGTGCGCGACATCGAACGCGCGGCGAAAGCTGAGTGCATTGCGCAGCTTCTCACCCTGCCCCGGCTGGTGAAAGCGGTGGAGACCTCTGGGCTCCCGTCCACTCTTCCCCGTGGATTAAGGCGAGCGGCCGCTGCCGTCGTAGAGCAGGTGTGGATGTGA
- a CDS encoding TadA family conjugal transfer-associated ATPase, with the protein MAVHVTEIIEKVQRRLADDPAATSPATLAALIREEAVVISDVDVLAIMRKLRDDSIGVGPLESLLAAGDVTDICVNGPDEIYVDRGGGLARSSLAFSSDADVRKLATRLATSCGRRLDDAQPFADGHITRDDGTMLRFHAVLAPTSHSGTCISLRVLRSSTATLEQLHARGAMDTQRLELLKGVVERRQAFVVVGGTGTGKTTLLSAMLAAVAKHERIIAIEDTVELTPAHPHVVNLTTRGSNTEGSGEISMSDLLRQALRMRPDRIVVGEIRGAEVVDLLAALNTGHDGGAGTVHANSIDEVPARLEALAALGGLDRAALHSQLAAAVDVVVVMKRTRTGARIVHQIGVLEGNPVSAKVVWDSTRGPLDGYEELAP; encoded by the coding sequence ATGGCTGTGCACGTTACCGAGATCATTGAGAAGGTACAGAGGCGCCTTGCAGATGACCCTGCCGCCACGAGTCCGGCGACGCTGGCAGCGCTGATCCGTGAAGAGGCCGTGGTGATCAGCGACGTGGATGTCCTCGCGATCATGCGCAAGCTTCGCGACGATTCCATTGGGGTCGGTCCGCTGGAGAGCCTTTTAGCGGCGGGGGACGTCACTGATATCTGTGTTAACGGCCCAGACGAGATCTACGTCGATCGGGGCGGCGGACTCGCGCGCAGCTCGCTGGCGTTTAGCAGCGATGCCGACGTGCGTAAGCTAGCGACCCGCCTGGCCACGAGCTGCGGGCGCCGGCTCGACGATGCCCAACCGTTCGCGGACGGGCACATCACCCGTGATGATGGCACGATGCTGCGGTTCCACGCAGTCCTTGCCCCGACGTCCCATTCCGGGACGTGTATTTCACTGCGTGTGCTGCGCAGTTCCACGGCAACTCTGGAACAACTCCACGCGCGCGGGGCGATGGACACGCAGCGGTTGGAGCTACTTAAGGGGGTGGTTGAGCGTCGTCAAGCATTCGTGGTGGTGGGCGGCACGGGAACAGGCAAGACGACGCTGCTCTCTGCGATGCTCGCGGCCGTGGCGAAGCACGAGCGCATCATCGCGATCGAGGACACGGTGGAGCTCACGCCTGCGCACCCCCATGTGGTGAATCTGACCACGCGCGGGTCAAACACCGAAGGGTCGGGGGAGATCAGCATGTCCGATCTTTTGCGGCAGGCGCTGCGCATGCGCCCCGACCGCATCGTGGTGGGGGAGATCCGTGGGGCGGAGGTCGTTGACCTGCTCGCGGCGTTGAACACCGGCCACGACGGTGGGGCGGGCACCGTGCACGCGAACTCAATCGATGAGGTCCCAGCGCGGCTGGAAGCGCTTGCCGCATTGGGTGGGCTGGACCGGGCGGCGCTGCACTCGCAGCTGGCTGCGGCGGTCGATGTTGTTGTGGTGATGAAGCGGACCCGCACGGGCGCGCGCATCGTGCACCAGATCGGGGTGTTGGAAGGCAACCCCGTGAGCGCCAAGGTCGTGTGGGACTCCACGCGCGGGCCGCTCGACGGCTACGAGGAGCTGGCGCCATGA
- a CDS encoding type II secretion system F family protein has product MSVLPAVVLAAAITIAPPRAALRIAPPVPLHVPPALLPVAAVALTVAGMAAGRFTVVASACVAVLTVCWAVSASRDAANQRARRVALAGYLGHVVAALKAGSTLPYACERARDQLPDSAPRALAGELDRLVGHTRTGGDGASLLRESTLRELRDVGALWALSAKLGIPVADLLASARTRIDQQLRHADATNAALAGPKATAVVLSVLPLAGIMMGQAMGAAPVHLLFGGGLGGVLLLIGTCLVCAGFASSQHIIRRATR; this is encoded by the coding sequence ATGAGTGTTTTACCAGCCGTTGTCCTTGCCGCCGCCATAACGATTGCCCCGCCGCGGGCCGCGCTGCGGATCGCTCCGCCAGTACCGCTGCACGTGCCGCCCGCGCTGCTGCCGGTCGCTGCCGTCGCTCTGACCGTGGCGGGCATGGCCGCCGGCAGATTCACGGTCGTGGCCAGCGCGTGCGTCGCGGTACTCACCGTGTGTTGGGCGGTAAGCGCCAGCCGCGACGCCGCGAATCAACGGGCCCGGCGCGTCGCACTCGCTGGGTATCTAGGCCACGTTGTCGCCGCCCTGAAGGCGGGCTCTACCTTGCCGTACGCGTGCGAGCGCGCCCGTGACCAACTGCCTGATTCAGCGCCGCGGGCTCTCGCCGGGGAGCTGGATCGCTTGGTGGGGCACACCCGCACCGGGGGCGACGGGGCGAGTCTGCTGCGGGAATCTACTCTGCGTGAGCTCCGCGATGTCGGTGCCCTGTGGGCGCTGTCGGCAAAACTGGGAATCCCCGTCGCCGACCTTTTAGCGAGCGCCCGCACGAGGATCGACCAACAGCTGCGCCACGCCGACGCCACCAACGCAGCACTGGCCGGACCGAAAGCGACGGCGGTGGTGCTCTCCGTCCTCCCGCTCGCCGGGATCATGATGGGGCAGGCCATGGGGGCCGCGCCGGTGCATCTGCTCTTCGGCGGGGGACTGGGAGGCGTGCTGCTTCTGATAGGAACGTGCCTGGTCTGCGCCGGTTTTGCCTCGTCCCAACATATCATCAGGAGGGCAACGCGATGA